One Phyllostomus discolor isolate MPI-MPIP mPhyDis1 chromosome 10, mPhyDis1.pri.v3, whole genome shotgun sequence genomic window carries:
- the CAV2 gene encoding caveolin-2 isoform X1, with amino-acid sequence MGLETEKADVQLFMDDDSYSRHSCVNYADPEKFADSGPDRDPNRLNSNLKVGFEDVIAEPESTHSFDKVWICSHALFEISKYVIYKFLTLFLAIPLAFAAGIIFATLSCLHIWVIMPFVKTCLMVLPSVQTIWRSMTDAVIAPLCTSVGRIFSSVSLQLSHD; translated from the exons ATGGGGCTGGAGACCGAGAAGGCGGACGTCCAGCTCTTCATGGATGACGACTCCTACAGCCGCCACAGCTGTGTCAACTACGCCGACCCTGAGAAGTTCGCAGACTCCGGCCCAGATCGGGATCCGAACCGGCTCAACTCGAATCTCAAG GTGGGCTTCGAGGACGTGATCGCAGAGCCGGAGTCTACGCACTCCTTTGACAAAGTGTGGATCTGCAGTCATGCCCTCTTTGAAATCAGCAAATACGTGATTTACAAGTTCCTGACATTGTTCCTGGCAATCCCCCTGGCCTTTGCTGCGGGAATTATCTTTGCCACCCTCAGCTGTCTGCACATCTG GGTTATAATGCCTTTTGTAAAGACCTGCCTAATGGTTCTGCCTTCAGTGCAGACAATATGGAGGAGTATGACAGATGCTGTCATTGCCCCATTGTGTACAAGTGTAGGACGCATCTTCTCTTCTGTCAGCTTGCAACTGAGCCATGACTGA
- the CAV2 gene encoding caveolin-2 isoform X2, whose translation MGLETEKADVQLFMDDDSYSRHSCVNYADPEKFADSGPDRDPNRLNSNLKGYNAFCKDLPNGSAFSADNMEEYDRCCHCPIVYKCRTHLLFCQLATEP comes from the exons ATGGGGCTGGAGACCGAGAAGGCGGACGTCCAGCTCTTCATGGATGACGACTCCTACAGCCGCCACAGCTGTGTCAACTACGCCGACCCTGAGAAGTTCGCAGACTCCGGCCCAGATCGGGATCCGAACCGGCTCAACTCGAATCTCAAG GGTTATAATGCCTTTTGTAAAGACCTGCCTAATGGTTCTGCCTTCAGTGCAGACAATATGGAGGAGTATGACAGATGCTGTCATTGCCCCATTGTGTACAAGTGTAGGACGCATCTTCTCTTCTGTCAGCTTGCAACTGAGCCATGA